In a single window of the Tissierellales bacterium genome:
- a CDS encoding sensor histidine kinase: MAFISSIIYLDSRVHVFITNLIYLNGVSLFLLIIYLLGDFFRKKRDFNSFKRAIEVDQLPYPNSKEQELYFELIDQVLQSKHVLYADYINKRKEQADFTQTWVHEIKTPIATLNLMLEVYEMESELKTSLIEEVDKIENYVDQALYLSRTEDFAKDYIIQDYNLNTIIKDIVKKNKQIFIGKHISLNLDNLDHTIKTDSKWLDFIVNQILGNSLKYTANGGHIDIYGVNIERGIELHIKDSGIGISTEDLPRIFDQGFTGNTGRNYKKSTGIGLYLSNELCNKLGHKLSADSKINSYTDICIFFPKLYDDLKAFASD; this comes from the coding sequence ATACTTAGATTCTAGGGTTCATGTTTTTATTACAAACCTAATATATCTAAATGGAGTATCTCTTTTTCTTCTAATAATCTATCTTTTAGGTGATTTTTTTAGAAAAAAACGTGACTTCAATAGTTTTAAAAGGGCTATCGAAGTTGACCAGCTTCCCTATCCTAATTCGAAGGAACAAGAACTTTATTTCGAGCTGATTGATCAAGTTCTACAGAGTAAACATGTACTTTATGCAGATTATATAAATAAGCGAAAAGAACAAGCTGATTTCACTCAAACATGGGTTCATGAGATAAAAACACCCATAGCTACTCTAAACTTGATGCTAGAAGTATATGAAATGGAATCCGAACTTAAGACTAGCCTAATAGAAGAAGTTGATAAAATAGAAAATTACGTCGACCAAGCTCTATATCTATCTAGGACAGAAGATTTTGCAAAGGATTATATAATTCAGGATTACAATTTAAATACTATAATAAAGGACATTGTGAAAAAAAATAAGCAAATATTTATTGGCAAACACATATCTTTGAATTTAGACAATTTAGATCATACAATAAAAACAGATTCAAAGTGGTTAGATTTTATAGTAAATCAAATTCTAGGCAATTCTCTTAAGTATACAGCAAATGGAGGTCATATAGATATATATGGAGTAAATATCGAAAGAGGCATTGAACTTCATATAAAAGATTCAGGTATTGGTATATCAACTGAAGACCTTCCAAGGATATTTGATCAAGGTTTTACTGGCAACACAGGTAGAAATTACAAGAAATCAACTGGTATTGGTCTTTACTTATCTAATGAATTATGTAATAAACTAGGGCATAAACTAAGTGCAGACTCGAAAATAAACTCATATACAGAC